The nucleotide window CATCAGGGTGGTGCTCAGCAGTGAGTAGACcacacgactgtgtgtgtgtgtgcatgtgtgcgtgtgtgtgtgtgtgtgtgtgatgtttgtgatgAATGCGTAGGTTCAAAGAAGCTGCATCAGGGTGGTGCTCAGCAGTGAGTAGAccacacgcctgtgtgtgtgtgtgcatgtgtgtgtgtgtgtgtgtgtgtgatgtttgtgatgAATGCGTAGGTTCAAAGAAGCTGCATCAGGGTGGTGCTCAGCAATGAGTAGAccacacgcctgtgtgtgtgtgtgtgcatgtgcgtgcatgtgtgtgtgtgtgtgtgtgatgtttgtgatgAATGCGTAGGTTCAAAGAAGCTGCATCAGGGTGGTGCTCAGCAGTGAGTAGAccacacgcctgtgtgtgtgtgtgcatgtgcgtgcatgtgtgtgtgtgtgtgtgtgatgtttgtgatgAATGCGTAGGTTCAAAGAAGCTGCATCAGGGTGGTGCTCAGCAGTGAGTAGAccacacgcctgtgtgtgtgtgtgcatgtgtgggtttgggtgtttgtgcttgtgcatctgtgagcgtgtgtgtgtgtgtgtgtgtgtcacagaggaCCAGTATCAGGGctgctgtttgcatgtgtgtgtgtgtctgtgtgtacttatGTACATACTTATGTGTTCAGTCTGAGAGGTGTTTctagcctacagtactgtatgtctaaaccTTAAACACTTGTTAAACATTGCTTGTACATGACCAGCTGAACAGCAAACTGCATGTTAGGAGTGATGAGCAGCACTGTTTAACTGGCcaggccaggcaggaggtttaATCATCGGTGAAAGTGGAAACATTTAAACATCTGGGCAGTTGATGTGAGTTTGCCTAAAGATGGAAAATGCAGAAGAACTCAATCAGGCATTTTTACCAGGCCTTGTTGTGTATGACAAAGCCAGTCTCGTGGAGTACGTAGAGTAGTTTCTcttcggtgaagtgtccctttactTCTATACTCAGATATAGTCATATTGACTTAAATCAGCATttgaataatatttttaaatctGTTTTTGAAACCACCTATGTTCTATGTGTAACTTCTCCGGCTATTGTGTAACTAAGGCCCCCCTATCCCCTTCTTCATCCATACAGTTGACCAGCCCCCATCTGAGGACCAGGAGGACCGGCAGCTGTTCCCCAGGGGAGGCCGACGTCTCCCCGAACTCCGACTGCTCCTGCTGGGGGAGCGAGAGACGGGAAAGACCTCCGCTGCCAACACGCTCCTGGGCCAGCCACTCTTCCAGGCAGGCTCAGCCACGGAGGAGAGTGGCAGGGGCCAAGCTGAGGTTGCAGGCCGCAAGTTGACCGTGGTGGACACTCCCGGCTGGGAGGGCGGACCTGAGGGGGGCACTCCGGAGAGGGTGAAGCGTGAGATCATCGCCGGGGTGGCGCTGTGCCCGCCAGGGCCCCACGCGGTGCTGGTGACGCTGCgggtggatgtggtggtgggggcagcGGAGGTGTCGTGCCTGGAGGAGCAGATGGCGGCGCTGGGGGAGGGCGTGTGGCGGCACGCCGTGCTCCTCTTCACTCACGGTGACAAGCTGCGCCCCGGTGTGACGGCCGAGCAGCACATCAACAGCGGGGGCCTGCACCTGCGGCAGCTGGTAGAGCGCTGCGGTGACCGTTACCATGTTCTTAGCAATGATGCGCCCGCCTCGACAACAGCAACGGTGCGACCATCAAAGCAGGTGGCGGACTTGTTGGACAAGGTGGAGAAAATGGTGGCGGGCAATCGGTGCGAGGCCTTTTCGCCACTCGTGCATGACATCCAGCAGCTGGGCCGTGCCAAGAACGAACGCTACCACCTGAGGTTGCGGGACCTGACTGACCGTCTGCATCGTCAGGAGAAGGAGCTCAAGAGGCTCCGAGATGGGGAGGTCAAGAGCCTCCGCTGGAGCATCCTCcggaagagggagaaggggaagtACAGCccgagaggagggggagaagaggagtctGGGAGGGAGACCACCCCTGAAAAGGGAGGTGAGGACCAGAGAAGCTTGATCAGTGAGCTGGAGGACAGGATGACATGGCTGAcagaggacaaggagagagagatccaggACCTGACACTGGAGAACGACCGGCTGGTCGCTGATCGAGAGCGTGTCTTCCGGGAGAAGCAGGAGGCAGTCATGGAGGCGGAGGACAAGAGTCGGGAGGTGGATGAGCTAACGGAAAAGTTAGAGGAGCAGCAGGTGAAGACCATGGAGCTGGAGCAACAGAACCTGACCCTGCAGCAACAGAAGCAACACATGGAGTGcacatggaagagagagaaagaggaatgggCGGCTAAGCTGGagcaggcacagagagaggcggACGACTTAAAGCTCAAGTGTGATGAGGACGTCTCACAGgtgaagatggagatggagaagagattAAAGGACAAAGAGAatgagatgaagaggcagctgcaagaaaaagagaagaaaatggaAGAGATTGAACAGCAGAATAcaaagaaggagacagagagagtgtcaaAGCAGAAGGAGCTGGATGCAAAACGAGAAGAAGAAATGACCAGACTGAAACACAGTATTCAGGAGAAGATCACAGAGCTCGCAAGGCTTGAACAACTGAATCAGAGCAAAGAAAAggagattgagggagagagaaagagaaacacggAGAGtctgaaaagacaaaaagacatgGAAAATGCACTCCgtgagaaagaagaggagatcTCTGGGCTGCACCGCTTGCACAAGGAGCAGAGCACGAAAAGAGAAGCAGAAATGAAGAGAAAGGTTGATGAAAGAGACGGGCAGATCATTCTTTTGAAACGACTAAtccaagagaaagaaaaagacgcAGACCAGCTGCAGAAAACAGTCAAACAAATCCAGAGAGAGTTGAGTGATGCCAAGATCGAGTTCCAGAGAAAAGAATCCGAGAACGGTCTTCTCATCAAGAACATGGAAGAGGATCACAGAGCAAGGGAAGAGGCCCTGAAGGCAGAGATTGAGAGAACAAATAAGCAAAAGGAGAAGATGAAATCCCAGCACGAGCAGGAAACTAAACGTGCAGAGGCAGAAAAGGCGCTAGCCTTGGAGACAAAAGACAACACCATCAAACACCTGGACGAGGAGAAGCGAGAGGTGGAGAAACACCTGATGGAGGTGCGGCAACAGCTCAAGGAGAGCCAAAAGCGGCTGGAGGATCTGCaagagaggaggcaggagatggagggagagctcCAGCAACTCCAGCAGAAGAGCGAGGACCTCCAGAGGGACCTCCAGACCCAGAGGGCCAACCATGAGAGGAGGCAGGTCGAGCTGGAGGACCTGCTGCAGCAGAGCCGAGAGACTGTGCGAGAGAAGGAGGCCCAGAACATGGAGGCGGCGCAGGAGCACCGGCGTGAGGCAGCGGAGCTGCGGCTGACTATCGAGACACAGCGCAGAGATGCAGAGAAGATGCGAGAGAAGATCGAGGGACAGGAGAGCCAGATGAAGGAGATGAAGGGATACTACGAACAGAAGCTAGCCGAGGAGCAGGCTGAGCAGCAGgtgaaaaaaacagagagagagaaggacctGGACAAAAGGGAGGCAGAGCTCAAGATGTCCGAACTTCAGGTCACAAATAAGATGAAGGAGCAGCAGAATGACAAAGAAGAGCTCAACAGACGGGAAGTGGAGCTGACGGAACAAGAAAATAAcctaagaaagagagaggaagacctGGAGAAACGGGAGTGTGAGCTTGGACAACAGAAGCAAAACATGGAGCATCTTCAAGAAAATTATCAACTGAAAACCGAAGGCCTGAGGGGAAAAGAGGATGagataaaagagaaagaatCTCAACTACAAAAGCAAGAGGAAGAAATAAAACACCTAGAACAAAAAATTAGTGGACGGGAACTCAGTGTTGAAGGCAAAGAGAGTCAGCTTGAAAAGAAAAGTGAGGAACTCAGCcttagagagaaagacacggAGAACTTCCAACATACACTTAAGAAAATGGAGAGTGACCTGACAGAGAAAGACCAAGCGCTGAAGGTTAAAGCCCAGGAactggaaaagagagggaatgaacTTGAAGCCGCAGAGGATACCTTGGAAAAAGGTAATCAAGACCTAAAATCCACATCAGAGCAGACACATCGAGACTTGGAGAGAGTTCGACAGGaattagagagaaaaagagaagaaacagaCAAACGGGAGGAAGAACTAAGAAAGACAGATGAGGTGCTAACGAATGAGAAGCAAGAGATTGAGAACAGTAAACGTGAACTGATCTCTGCCAAAGAGGAGATAGAGATGAGTAGAACTGAATTTCTAACACGTGAAGAGGAGTTCAAGGAGGAATGCCTCAAGAGGGAAGGGAAtctggagagaagggagaatgaACTGGGCAAAAAAGAGCAAACCATTAAACAGCTGGAAGAAAAATGCGAAAGCATTTCCCAGGAACTTGATGATAAGCATCAGGACCTTActgagaaaggaaagagactACAGGAAAAATCACAACAGCTCTTAAGCCAGGAACAACGACTAAGTTGTGCAGAACAAGACCTTTCGGATAAAGAAAAACAACTGGAAAATAAACTTCATGAATCAAACATGAAAGAAGAGGATGTGGAAAAACAAGCTTTTATTCTGGAGAAAAAAGAAGCTGAACTTCAAGAGAAAGAACTCTACTTCAGAAATCAAGCGGATGAACTGGAGAACCAGAGGCTAAGCATTGATAAAAAGGAAAGTGAACTTCAGAAAAGGGAACAAGAGCTCCAAGAAAGGGAACAGTCACTGGTGAGTAGGGAGAAGGAAATACAAGGATGTCAAGTTACACTGGAAAAGAGCTTACAAGAGCTGGAGAGCAAAAAAGAAGACATGGTGAGACAGGAGGGTCTCCGTGAGCACGAGCTTAGCAACAAAGAATATGAACTAGAACAAAGAACCAATGATCTAGAAAATAGAGAACAGGAACTCATTACAATTGAAGAAGCTCTTAAAGGTAAGATGCAGGAGGTAAATGCAATGGCTAAGAGACTGGAGGAGGACGGACAAGAGCTAACAGACATCATTCAAAAAGAGGAGGATCTCGAGAAGAGACTTGCTGACCTCGAAAACAAAAAGACTGGCGTACGGGAACAGCATCTactgaagaaagaggaagattttgagaaaagagaaagtgaggtGCAGAAACAGGAACTGGCACTGGTTTGCCAGGAGCAAAATCAGGCCAACAGGTCACAAGACCTTGAAAGACAACGGCAAAACCTCGAGGAAAGGGGGCGGAAGATGACGGAAAAAGAATTAGAACTACAAGAACTAGAAAAACAACTGAGCAGCAGAGAAGACCTCATCAGCATTAAAGAGAATGAAGTGGAAAAATATCAACATCTGGTCAAGAAGGAAGAAGTTCATAGACAAGGGCAGCTCAAACAGAAAAATGATCTTGATGCAGGAACTGAAAGTATGAATGAATCACAGGAAAATGTTCTGGGGGTCAGACAGCAGGTGGAGAAGAAACAAATTGAGATTGACAGCAGAGAAAAGAACTTAAGAGACCAGGAGCAGGACATGAAAAAGAAGGTTCTGGAGTTAGAGCAGTGGGAGAAATACCTGTACAACACAGAGCTCAGGCTAGTGAGTAAGTCTAAGGCCATGGGGGGCAGAGGATGGAGCAGGAATGCAGCAGAGCTAGAGAGGACAGAGCAAGAGCTGAGCCACACAGAAAAAACTCTGGAAGATGTACtgaatgagtggagagagagaaaagagaatggAGGACTGAAGGAGAAGGACAGtgatgaggaggacgaggaagaggagaatatcaatcaaatgaatggcacagagatggagagaagagaaaatgagcTCATCCACAAACTCACAGACATGAAAAATCGACTAGAGGAGCTCATCTCGGGCCacggaggagagatggatgCCTGTAATGACTCAAGTGAGGAGACACAGCTGGGCACAGAGAGACGATCGGAGGCTAGTCATGTGAGGCAGGCACAGGCCAACAGGACCAAGAGTCATCCTGGAGCCAGACTGGGAGTCACAGTAAGCGCAAACagcgagggagaggatgagagcgACAGTGACTATGACAATGAAGACTACCACCagtctcacagctctctcaacATCACACCGGATCTTGTGCCCAGGGTCCCAGAACTGAGGTTGGTGCTCCTAGGAGAGGCCTGGTCTTCACGGCACCCAGCTCGCCATATATTCCTGGGCCAGGACTTGGACAACACCAGGGCGCCCTGGAAGGGGCAGGTGGCCGGCAGGAAGGTCAGCCTTGTGGAACCTTCCGGTCTCAAGTGGCGCTCCTGCAGGATCCCAACGGCAGCACAGCACCGGGACGTCCTGCAGAGCATCTCCCAGTCTCAGCCCGGGCCCCACGCGTTCCTCCTCATCATACCGGCCTACCTGTCCGTCACACGGGCCTACCGGCACGCAGTGCAGGCCACGGTGGCAGCACTCGGGGATGAGGCCTGGAGGCACAGCCTGGTGGTGCTCACCTGGGGGGAGGCCCTGGGAGAGAGCCCCCAGCAGCACCTCCTCAGGAACGGGGACCTCCAGTGGCTagtggggaggtgtgggggcAGGTACCATGTTCTGGGCCATGGTAAGCACAGAGACAAGCAGGTggcagagctgctggagaagattgAGAGAATGGTGGCGAGGAATGGATACATGCAGCAGAGCGactagagaggaagagatcagatgtgtgtgtgtgtgtgtgtgtgtgtgtgtgtgtgtgtgtgtgtgtgtgtgtgtgtgtgtacgtgtgtgtgtacgtgtgtgagactgtgtttgtgattgtgactGATAAGGTATTGATAATGCTGTATCAAGGAACTAATTACTTTTGTGCTTTCTATAAAatagacaaaataaaatataaatataaaaatatacacaaacaatGCAGTGGTGTCATAATGTATTCAAATAACTCATGAAATACGTCTCCATGTTCACAttcatatgcatgcatacatatgcaTTCACAAATACATTTCATGTAAGAGTACATAGAAATACCCCCAACAATATCCAGTGaggtagcatgtgtgtgtgtgtgtgtgtgtgtgtgtgtgtgtgtgtgtgtgtggtagcctattcaatattgtgtgtattgtgtgaaaTAGGGTGTACCATGTAGGCTACCATCAcaaatatgtagcctactccCAAAGTCAAAGTAATTTTTCATTAAATGTATGCCCATGgccaaaatagcaatagaaagaacacttacagtcacacttACTCCCTTGTTCTTACTTTTGACCTTGAATCTCTGTTCATGGCCAGTTGTTATTGTTAATTaaaatcaatgtaacaagtaggctacagcctatttcacagtttttttcatctgggcctttagcccaaaggtttctttaaagcaacactaaagcacttttcctcttttgcacgcacgcacgctatttgtttatccaccatATGTTGCATGTTTTCATCAAAccacaggtacgctacccgaactggtaaagttacatagtgcagttatagccgatagagggcagcaaagtgaatgcagaagtgctgttaaccttgttatgagttgatgaaccgccgaaatgattttggaaacattatattaaggtacgaaaaactctttaatgTTGCTTCAAGGTTCTAGGGCCTTTAGCCCAgtctattgttaggcctacaagtaggctatcacactggtctggttcatgttgttttaatggtttttcaGTATTCCCTTTGTGTATTAGAAAAAAgtggcctataggcctataggttattgcttgaaagaaTGATTAAATTAATATAGTTTTtgaaccaacacatcctaaagtcttgatgttgtttttcaccgcacaaatgtcaTATGTTggaaaattagagttcctgcacttattttttcccacttcaaggCAAGGCATGTATGCCTAAATGACTTTTTACTTGGTAGGTTAAAACACAAATCGCCAATAAATGCACATGgcatttcccagattcgtcACAGGAGGGCAGCCTTGTATCATAATTGTTGTGTGCCTTCAATACATGGCCTTTTTCTATTTAGTACAGGACCTGAGAGAGATTTGTATGCGCTTCATTTAGCAgagaatatctcaactgttctagactaatatgaccccattgaacaacgtgggatgtgtgccaaaatctctatccgggacgaaagtcctgaaaatgaccacaataggtgacactatagataacactattattacactagaggtgaatgggactttttttcccctttatagatatcctcataaacttctaccagattaatgttcatattaagaGAAATACTTTTTGTATTACACTTTGTCTAACTTGTTTtctaaaatatgcaaatgaggcaatatCTGATTAAATGcgcgtacatactgtacactcttgaagcaacagcttttctgaggtgatcgcaatgtttatctgaccatgtagtgtaagaattctggtttgatatttgGTGGTCTAACAGCAAAGCTGAAGAGTTTCGATACGCATAAGCGTTTATTcaatacagccaatcaaaattgactgtg belongs to Sardina pilchardus chromosome 16, fSarPil1.1, whole genome shotgun sequence and includes:
- the si:dkey-185m8.2 gene encoding trichohyalin; its protein translation is MEGSEPKSPSRGEPSSPSGRSALPELRVVLLGRRGAGKSSTGNTILGATRGFEVDRWTEECTKQRGDVMGRRVLVVDTPGWEWYYSANGTPAWVTREALRSMSLCPPGPHAFLLVLRSRASVTGDFVRQAKRHLDMLGADDSAWQRTMLVVTRGDEQSPADYSSGVETSPRAEREAFRELLQRCGGRCHALENRRRVSSPGNGAGAGADDRQQVAELLVKLEEMVAAAGGGHLEARAAPLLMGLEAEGRRRGRERRKKQRQMEAQAQRSCIRAALSIDQPPSEDQEDRQLFPRGGRRLPELRLLLLGERETGKTSAANTLLGQPLFQAGSATEESGRGQAEVAGRKLTVVDTPGWEGGPEGGTPERVKREIIAGVALCPPGPHAVLVTLRVDVVVGAAEVSCLEEQMAALGEGVWRHAVLLFTHGDKLRPGVTAEQHINSGGLHLRQLVERCGDRYHVLSNDAPASTTATVRPSKQVADLLDKVEKMVAGNRCEAFSPLVHDIQQLGRAKNERYHLRLRDLTDRLHRQEKELKRLRDGEVKSLRWSILRKREKGKYSPRGGGEEESGRETTPEKGGEDQRSLISELEDRMTWLTEDKEREIQDLTLENDRLVADRERVFREKQEAVMEAEDKSREVDELTEKLEEQQVKTMELEQQNLTLQQQKQHMECTWKREKEEWAAKLEQAQREADDLKLKCDEDVSQVKMEMEKRLKDKENEMKRQLQEKEKKMEEIEQQNTKKETERVSKQKELDAKREEEMTRLKHSIQEKITELARLEQLNQSKEKEIEGERKRNTESLKRQKDMENALREKEEEISGLHRLHKEQSTKREAEMKRKVDERDGQIILLKRLIQEKEKDADQLQKTVKQIQRELSDAKIEFQRKESENGLLIKNMEEDHRAREEALKAEIERTNKQKEKMKSQHEQETKRAEAEKALALETKDNTIKHLDEEKREVEKHLMEVRQQLKESQKRLEDLQERRQEMEGELQQLQQKSEDLQRDLQTQRANHERRQVELEDLLQQSRETVREKEAQNMEAAQEHRREAAELRLTIETQRRDAEKMREKIEGQESQMKEMKGYYEQKLAEEQAEQQVKKTEREKDLDKREAELKMSELQVTNKMKEQQNDKEELNRREVELTEQENNLRKREEDLEKRECELGQQKQNMEHLQENYQLKTEGLRGKEDEIKEKESQLQKQEEEIKHLEQKISGRELSVEGKESQLEKKSEELSLREKDTENFQHTLKKMESDLTEKDQALKVKAQELEKRGNELEAAEDTLEKGNQDLKSTSEQTHRDLERVRQELERKREETDKREEELRKTDEVLTNEKQEIENSKRELISAKEEIEMSRTEFLTREEEFKEECLKREGNLERRENELGKKEQTIKQLEEKCESISQELDDKHQDLTEKGKRLQEKSQQLLSQEQRLSCAEQDLSDKEKQLENKLHESNMKEEDVEKQAFILEKKEAELQEKELYFRNQADELENQRLSIDKKESELQKREQELQEREQSLVSREKEIQGCQVTLEKSLQELESKKEDMVRQEGLREHELSNKEYELEQRTNDLENREQELITIEEALKGKMQEVNAMAKRLEEDGQELTDIIQKEEDLEKRLADLENKKTGVREQHLLKKEEDFEKRESEVQKQELALVCQEQNQANRSQDLERQRQNLEERGRKMTEKELELQELEKQLSSREDLISIKENEVEKYQHLVKKEEVHRQGQLKQKNDLDAGTESMNESQENVLGVRQQVEKKQIEIDSREKNLRDQEQDMKKKVLELEQWEKYLYNTELRLVSKSKAMGGRGWSRNAAELERTEQELSHTEKTLEDVLNEWRERKENGGLKEKDSDEEDEEEENINQMNGTEMERRENELIHKLTDMKNRLEELISGHGGEMDACNDSSEETQLGTERRSEASHVRQAQANRTKSHPGARLGVTVSANSEGEDESDSDYDNEDYHQSHSSLNITPDLVPRVPELRLVLLGEAWSSRHPARHIFLGQDLDNTRAPWKGQVAGRKVSLVEPSGLKWRSCRIPTAAQHRDVLQSISQSQPGPHAFLLIIPAYLSVTRAYRHAVQATVAALGDEAWRHSLVVLTWGEALGESPQQHLLRNGDLQWLVGRCGGRYHVLGHGKHRDKQVAELLEKIERMVARNGYMQQSD